In a genomic window of Aggregatimonas sangjinii:
- a CDS encoding phage tail protein has translation MAAIDHHTAGGYYPPVGFHFKVEFISVGNDNDVRFQSVGGLSMELEVENIKEGGQNLFEYKLPGRSKFSDLNLKRGLLLDSELIKWIKDALYNRDFKPANMNISLLNSDHEPLLTWQVFNAWPRKWSVSDLNATENSIMVETLEIAYTYFTVKKG, from the coding sequence GTGGCTGCAATTGATCATCATACCGCTGGGGGGTATTATCCACCAGTAGGCTTTCATTTTAAGGTAGAGTTTATCAGCGTCGGGAACGATAATGATGTGCGCTTCCAAAGTGTGGGGGGCCTAAGTATGGAGTTGGAGGTAGAGAACATCAAAGAGGGTGGCCAAAACCTGTTCGAATATAAACTCCCTGGGAGAAGCAAGTTCTCCGATCTCAATTTAAAGAGGGGGTTGCTCCTCGACTCCGAGCTAATCAAATGGATCAAGGATGCCCTGTACAATAGGGATTTCAAGCCGGCTAATATGAACATTAGCCTTTTGAACAGCGATCATGAACCGCTTTTGACCTGGCAAGTATTCAATGCTTGGCCTAGAAAATGGAGCGTCAGCGATCTCAATGCCACGGAGAATTCAATCATGGTGGAAACGCTCGAGATCGCCTACACGTATTTTACCGTTAAAAAAGGATAA
- the vgrG gene encoding type VI secretion system tip protein VgrG, with the protein MSEVNTIPSTKPKSVSTFTILVDGNKLSDEFTIMSIVVQKEINSITKATILLQDGSAAEQGFPSSNAEELIPGKSIEIQAGYQTDEESIFKGITIKHSIKVRKNVSVLVVECRHEAIKMTTKLKNNYFHEMKDDEIADQLCRDHGLSLESEATELTHKEMVQFNCTDWDFMACRAEENGYWITTTEGTKLTFKKPDFSQAPVLSLAYGSTIKELDAEIDARHQFEALKSVSWSPAEQEAIQSEGANPEVPAAGNIAATELAATTANSELEIRHTALQESELQLWANSILQKQRLAKIRGKLKIDGIHSPSPGQLIELQNVGERFDGKVMVSGVRHHIEKGKWETFIQFGESTVAFAEKFELEQPLASGLLPAAQGLQIGIVTNLEDPDGEERVQVRLPMVHDSDEGAWMRLCSLDAGENRGWVSRPEIGDEVIVGFLNADPRFGVILGKVHSSKNTAPFAAANDNHEKGFQSREELKMVFDDEKKSISFETPGGHKFIMNDDDASITLEDSNGNTMVMDSDGITIESIKDVKVNASVDLKMETGANAEIKGGAMAKMEGSAGAELSSGGSTTVKGSMLQLN; encoded by the coding sequence ATGAGCGAAGTAAACACCATACCAAGTACCAAGCCGAAATCGGTTTCCACTTTTACCATACTAGTGGATGGAAACAAATTATCCGATGAGTTCACGATAATGAGCATCGTGGTCCAAAAGGAAATTAACAGCATTACCAAAGCAACTATCCTCCTTCAGGACGGGTCTGCGGCCGAACAGGGATTTCCCTCCAGTAATGCCGAGGAACTTATTCCGGGTAAGTCCATTGAGATACAGGCAGGATACCAAACCGATGAAGAGTCTATTTTCAAGGGCATAACGATCAAACACAGTATCAAGGTCCGAAAAAATGTATCGGTGCTAGTGGTAGAATGTCGCCATGAAGCCATTAAAATGACCACGAAGCTAAAAAACAACTATTTCCATGAAATGAAGGACGATGAAATTGCGGATCAACTTTGCCGGGATCATGGCTTAAGTCTTGAAAGCGAAGCCACCGAGCTGACACATAAGGAAATGGTGCAATTCAACTGTACCGATTGGGATTTTATGGCCTGTCGTGCAGAGGAGAATGGCTATTGGATTACCACTACCGAGGGTACAAAACTCACTTTTAAAAAGCCCGATTTCTCACAAGCGCCCGTACTGTCCTTGGCCTATGGTTCTACCATTAAGGAATTGGACGCGGAAATCGATGCCAGGCATCAATTCGAAGCGCTAAAGTCGGTGAGTTGGAGTCCGGCCGAACAGGAGGCGATACAAAGTGAGGGCGCAAATCCGGAAGTTCCGGCGGCGGGTAACATAGCCGCTACCGAGTTGGCGGCAACCACCGCAAATAGCGAACTGGAAATCAGGCATACCGCCTTACAGGAATCGGAATTACAACTTTGGGCGAACAGTATTTTACAAAAACAACGCCTTGCAAAAATAAGGGGCAAACTAAAGATAGATGGCATTCATTCTCCATCACCCGGCCAGTTGATAGAACTGCAAAATGTTGGGGAACGCTTTGATGGCAAGGTCATGGTATCGGGGGTACGGCATCACATCGAGAAGGGCAAGTGGGAGACTTTTATTCAATTCGGGGAATCTACCGTGGCCTTTGCGGAAAAATTTGAATTGGAACAGCCGCTGGCCTCCGGCCTACTACCTGCCGCCCAAGGTTTGCAAATCGGGATAGTCACCAACCTTGAAGACCCGGATGGGGAAGAACGGGTACAGGTCCGGCTGCCCATGGTCCATGATAGCGATGAGGGTGCCTGGATGCGACTTTGTTCCCTGGATGCCGGCGAAAACAGGGGCTGGGTTTCCCGCCCGGAAATCGGCGATGAGGTTATCGTCGGATTCCTGAATGCTGATCCCCGATTCGGGGTCATCCTAGGGAAAGTGCACAGCAGTAAGAATACGGCGCCCTTTGCGGCGGCAAACGATAATCACGAAAAAGGTTTTCAGTCCCGGGAAGAACTAAAAATGGTATTCGATGACGAGAAAAAGTCAATTTCATTCGAGACCCCCGGGGGACATAAATTTATTATGAACGACGATGACGCTAGCATCACGCTGGAAGATAGCAACGGAAATACAATGGTGATGGACAGCGATGGTATTACGATAGAAAGTATAAAGGATGTAAAGGTAAACGCTTCCGTAGACCTCAAAATGGAGACCGGTGCCAATGCCGAAATCAAAGGTGGGGCCATGGCTAAAATGGAAGGAAGCGCAGGAGCCGAACTTTCTTCAGGAGGTTCGACAACGGTAAAGGGAAGTATGCTACAATTAAATTAA
- a CDS encoding phage tail protein: METYPLTKFHFRVDWNGNKIGFTEVTGLDFQVEPIEYREGSSPEYHKIKMPGMHKFSNVTLKRGTYSGDIDFYNWMKTINLTTVERRDITISLLNEEHEPVMTWGIKNAFPIKVQASDFKADGNEIAVETLELAHEGLKIVE; this comes from the coding sequence ATGGAGACATATCCGCTAACAAAATTTCACTTCAGAGTTGATTGGAACGGCAATAAAATCGGTTTCACAGAGGTCACCGGTCTCGATTTTCAGGTAGAACCCATCGAGTACAGGGAGGGAAGTAGTCCGGAATACCATAAAATAAAAATGCCGGGAATGCACAAGTTCAGTAACGTCACCTTGAAACGGGGCACCTACAGTGGGGATATCGATTTTTACAATTGGATGAAAACCATCAACCTTACTACCGTAGAGCGACGGGACATTACGATAAGTCTATTGAACGAAGAGCATGAGCCTGTGATGACCTGGGGCATTAAAAACGCTTTTCCGATCAAAGTGCAGGCCAGCGATTTTAAGGCCGACGGAAATGAGATTGCCGTAGAAACCTTGGAATTGGCCCACGAAGGCCTAAAGATCGTTGAATAG
- a CDS encoding DUF5908 family protein, whose translation MALNINHLKVSISVNQPKSEGGEGSSTPASEQGAKKTDPDKLSQDVIEQLLQIINNKSER comes from the coding sequence ATGGCGCTCAACATCAATCATTTAAAGGTGAGTATTTCGGTGAACCAGCCCAAATCCGAAGGAGGGGAAGGAAGCAGTACACCGGCTTCGGAGCAAGGTGCCAAAAAAACGGATCCAGACAAACTATCACAGGATGTAATAGAACAGCTACTGCAGATCATAAACAATAAAAGCGAAAGATAA
- a CDS encoding CIS tube protein — protein sequence MALGEVEKLEIHVYTSADYSEDSLVKSIKAMLNPETYTLDYKVEFQDGQGQGTSGSQQKFTVTNPEQFDFELLMDSTGIIDGNPRDSVEEEVNELRDLLIKYEGEIHEPRHFIIVWGGHLFKGRCTGLNINYKLFNPDGTPIRAICKASFKGSIEDRERVAKERRSSPDLTHFRLIKSGDTLPLLCYKIYGSSAYYVQVALANKLSTFRNLEPGTEIFFPPIEKNTPVA from the coding sequence ATGGCGTTAGGGGAGGTCGAAAAGTTAGAGATCCATGTGTATACCAGTGCCGACTACAGCGAAGATTCCTTGGTCAAATCGATAAAGGCCATGCTCAATCCCGAAACCTATACCTTGGATTATAAGGTAGAGTTTCAAGATGGCCAAGGCCAGGGTACCAGTGGGTCCCAGCAGAAATTTACCGTCACAAATCCCGAACAATTCGATTTTGAACTGTTGATGGATAGTACGGGCATCATCGACGGAAATCCTAGGGATTCGGTTGAGGAAGAGGTCAACGAACTAAGAGATCTGCTGATAAAGTATGAAGGGGAAATTCATGAGCCAAGGCACTTTATTATTGTTTGGGGTGGACATTTGTTCAAAGGGCGCTGTACAGGTCTAAACATCAACTACAAGTTGTTCAATCCAGACGGCACCCCGATCAGGGCCATTTGCAAGGCAAGTTTTAAGGGAAGCATAGAAGATAGGGAACGCGTGGCAAAGGAACGACGTTCTTCTCCCGACCTGACCCATTTTCGCCTTATAAAATCCGGAGACACCTTGCCCTTGTTGTGCTATAAGATTTATGGAAGTTCTGCCTATTATGTACAAGTGGCACTTGCCAACAAACTATCGACTTTTAGAAACCTGGAGCCCGGAACGGAAATCTTTTTTCCGCCCATTGAAAAAAATACACCTGTTGCATGA
- a CDS encoding PAAR domain-containing protein has product MGAPAARIGDFHVCPMVTGTVPHVGGPVSMGAATVMIAGMPAARVGDMCTCVGPPDTIAAGSATVMIEGMPAARMGDSTAHGGTIVVGAPTVLIG; this is encoded by the coding sequence ATGGGAGCACCAGCAGCACGAATCGGGGATTTTCATGTTTGCCCAATGGTAACGGGCACCGTACCTCATGTAGGTGGCCCGGTGTCAATGGGCGCGGCCACCGTAATGATTGCTGGAATGCCTGCAGCGAGGGTTGGCGATATGTGCACCTGTGTCGGTCCCCCGGATACGATTGCGGCAGGCTCGGCCACGGTGATGATCGAGGGAATGCCCGCGGCACGCATGGGGGATTCCACGGCACATGGAGGAACCATTGTTGTAGGTGCGCCAACAGTTTTAATCGGATAA
- a CDS encoding GPW/gp25 family protein: MEKAKAFIGMGWSFPPDFNRETGQVEITELYDDIQKSLEILLTTRPGERVMQPKYGCHMEPLLFESLNTGAKTMIKERIRTSILFFEPRIEAKKITLDDSRQNEGVLLISLEYIVSATNSRFNFVFPYYSEEATEMNILTTNHPLAV; encoded by the coding sequence ATGGAAAAGGCAAAAGCATTTATTGGAATGGGCTGGAGTTTCCCTCCGGACTTTAACCGCGAAACCGGACAAGTGGAGATTACCGAATTGTATGACGATATCCAAAAAAGCCTAGAGATTTTACTGACTACGAGGCCCGGCGAACGTGTAATGCAACCGAAATATGGCTGTCATATGGAACCGCTCCTGTTCGAGTCGTTAAATACCGGCGCCAAGACCATGATCAAAGAACGCATACGAACGTCGATCCTCTTTTTTGAACCGCGTATCGAGGCCAAGAAAATCACCTTGGACGATTCCAGACAAAACGAGGGCGTATTGCTGATTAGCTTGGAATACATCGTAAGTGCAACCAATAGCAGGTTCAATTTTGTATTCCCCTATTACAGTGAGGAAGCTACCGAAATGAATATACTAACAACGAACCATCCTTTAGCAGTGTAA